Proteins from a genomic interval of Trifolium pratense cultivar HEN17-A07 linkage group LG6, ARS_RC_1.1, whole genome shotgun sequence:
- the LOC123890354 gene encoding small RNA-binding protein 11, chloroplastic produces the protein MASITRIVGHNNSVSPFLLTFRRAIAFKLFVGGLSFHTTDKSLSDAFSNYGQVVEAKVITDRVSAKSKGYGFVTFASQDEAECAITEMNEKALNGRVIFVDYAKPNTKRSMGMPIARGPPEDLNKQQSVDSAGAPPEDLNKQQTVDSPKDA, from the exons ATGGCCTCCATCACAAGAATAGTCGGTCACAATAATTCCGTATCTCCCTTTCTTCTCACTTTCCGCAGAGCTATTGCTTTCAAGCTTTTCGTTGGAG GACTCTCCTTTCACACTACAGATAAATCATTGTCAGATGCATTCTCAAATTATGGACAAGTTGTTGAAG CTAAAGTTATAACGGATAGGGTGTCAGCGAAATCTAAAGGGTATGGTTTTGTTACTTTTGCTTCACAAGATGAAGCTGAGTGTGCCATAACAGAGATGAATGAAAAG GCATTAAACGGACGTGTTATCTTCGTTGATTATGCAAAACCAAATACTAAACGCAGTATGGGAATGCCAATTGCCAGAGGACCTCCAGAAGATCTGAACAAACAACAGTCAGTAGATTCTGCCGGAGCACCTCCTGAAGATCTGAACAAACAACAGACAGTAGATTCTCCTAAAGACGCATGA
- the LOC123890355 gene encoding mRNA-decapping enzyme-like protein, giving the protein MSQSKKLTPNLDQHSTKLLNLTVLQRMDPFIDEILFTAAHVSFYDFNIETNQWSRKDVEGSLFVVKRNAQPRFQFIVMNRKNTDNLVENLLDFEYELKKPYLLYRNASQEVNGIWFYNPEECEEVANLFNRILNAYPKTLPNTTMPSDKSEFEELGQVSTIRESPIESSSAAAAATEAPEDSIFTNFFNTCKVTGPYASNVESFHQPYQSASVTSTVPGGFMSPMPSIQMPSASIETTNSAYPVSNLVKPSTFLTPNSLLPLIPPISSPVQPSMAVRHSQNLPRQYGTPLLQPFPPPNPPSSLTPISSSMPNRPVISRDKVRDALVSLVQDDKFIDMMFQTLFKMHNS; this is encoded by the exons ATGTCTCAGTCTAAGAAATTGACGCCGAATCTGGATCAGCACAGTACAAAGTTACTCAATCTTACTGTGCTCCAACGCATGGATCCATTCATCGATGAGATTCTCTTCACCGCTGCGCATGTTTCGTTCTACGACTTCAACATCGAAACGAATCAGTGGAGTCGTAAAGATGTTGAAGGATCTCTCTTTGTTGTTAAGAG GAATGCTCAACCGCGGTTTCAATTTATTGTAATGAATCGAAAGAATACAG ATAATCTAGTGGAAAATCTATTGGATTTTGAGTATGAACTTAAAAAGCCGTACTTGTTATATCGGAATGCATCCCAAGAAGTTAATGGTATATGGTTTTACAATCCAGAAGAATGTGAAGAAGTTGCAAATCTCTTTAATAG GATTCTTAATGCATACCCAAAGACACTTCCAAATACAACAATGCCTTCTGACAAAAG TGAGTTTGAGGAACTTGGCCAAGTGTCAACAATAAGGGAAAGCCCTATAGAGTCATCTTCAGCTGCTGCTGCTGCAACTGAAGCTCCTGAAGATTCTATTTTCACAAATTTCTTCAAC ACATGTAAGGTTACTGGACCTTATGCTTCAAATGTGGAAAGTTTTCACCAGCCCTACCAGTCTGCAAGTGTCACTTCTACTGTTCCTGGTGGTTTTATGTCTCCTATGCCTTCTATTCAAATGCCATCTGCCTCTATTGAAACAACCAACAGTGCCTATCCGGTTTCCAATCTTGTTAAGCCTTCTACTTTTCTTACGCCCAACTCTTTATTACCATTAATTCCACCTATTTCTTCACCTGTGCAACCTAGTATGGCTGTTCGTCATTCACAAAATCTGCCACGCCAATATGGCACTCCACTGCTTCAACCCTTCCCACCTCCTAATCCTCCTTCTTCTCTTACCCCTATTTCTAGCTCCATGCCAAATAGACCGGTTATCAGCAGGGATAAAGTCCGTGATGCACTTGTATCATTGGTTCAG GATGATAAGTTCATTGACATGATGTTCCAAACATTGTTTAAGATGCATAATTCATGA
- the LOC123890356 gene encoding mitochondrial fission protein ELM1-like: MEWKKRLMSEMLDGAIRRVVVIGNGFAGAENQSIGLVRALGLSNRLSLYRVTRPQGGINRWFKWLPVSIHKKLDSFVRKICGNSRFQSLNHNIGISNVLEADAHSIAIMARETFYKDGPLLVIASGRDTISVATSIKRLASENVFLVQIQHPRFLLNRFDLVITPRHDYYPLTPHAQRQLPWFLRRWVTPWEPPGRNVVLTVGALHQADSAALRVAASAWHNELATLPKPLLVVNIGGPTGNCPYGVDLAKNLVVMLQNVLWSCGTIRISFSRRTPDKISKVLIKEFSTNPKVQIWDGEGPNPHMGHLAWADAFVITADSVSMLSEACSTGKPVYVIGAELCTWKFADFQNSLQKQGVARPFTGMENITESWFYPPLNDTAVAASQVIAALAQRGWTIRA; encoded by the exons ATGGAATGGAAGAAACGATTGATGTCTGAGATGTTGGACGGTGCAATTCGACGAGTCGTTGTTATCGGAAACGGCTTCGCCGGCGCCGAGAATCAGAGCATTGGATTGGTTCGTGCTCTCGGTCTCTCCAATCGCCTCTCCTTATAC CGCGTGACAAGGCCGCAAGGAGGAATCAATAGATGGTTTAAATGGCTTCCAGTttcaattcataaaaaattagacTCATTTGTTAGAAAAATTTGTGGCAATTCACGATTTCAATCACTGAATCACAACATTG GTATATCTAATGTTTTAGAAGCTGATGCTCACAGCATTGCGATAATGGCGCGTGAAACGTTCTATAA GGATGGTCCTTTGTTGGTTATTGCGTCTGGACGAGACACCATTTCTGTTGCCACTTCCATTAAACGGTTAGCTTCGGAAAATGTTTTTCTTGTTCAG ATACAACATCCAAGATTCCTCCTGAATAGGTTTGATCTTGTGATTACTCCTCGCCATGATTACTATCCCCTGACTCCTCATGCCCAGCGGCAATTACCTTGGTTTCTTCGGAGGTGGGTCACTCCATGGGAACCTCCTGGCCGCAACGTG GTCCTTACTGTGGGAGCACTTCATCAAGCTGATTCGGCTGCTCTTAGGGTTGCTGCTTCTGCTTGGCATAATGAGTTAGCTACTCTGCCAAAGCCTTTGCTTGTGGTTAACATCGGGGGACCTACAG GCAATTGTCCCTATGGCGTGGATCTTGCAAAGAATTTAGTGGTCATGCTTCAGAATGTTCTATGGAGCTGTGGGACAATCAGAATATCTTTCTCTAGAAGAACTCCTGATAAG ATCTCCAAAGTTTTGATCAAAGAATTTTCCACAAATCCTAAGGTCCAAATATGGGATGGCGAAG GTCCAAATCCACATATGGGACATCTAGCATGGGCCGATGCCTTTGTTATCACGGCTGATTCAGTTAGTATGTTGAGTGAGGCCTGTAGTACTGG GAAGCCTGTGTATGTAATCGGAGCAGAATTGTGTACATGGAAGTTTGCTGACTTCCAAAACTCTTTGCAGAAGCAAGGAGTTGCTCGGCCATTCACTGGGATGGAAAAT ATAACTGAAAGCTGGTTTTATCCTCCACTGAACGACACTGCAGTAGCTGCTAGTCAAGTGATTGCGGCACTTGCTCAACGGGGATGGACTATTCGTGCATAA
- the LOC123890357 gene encoding peptidyl-prolyl cis-trans isomerase CYP18-2 has protein sequence MWASAEGGAPEVTLETSMGSFTIELYYKHAPRTCRNFIELSRRGYYDNVKFHRIIKDFIVQGGDPTGTGRGGESIYGAKFEDEIKSELKHTGAGILSMANAGRDTNGSQFFITLAPCPSLDGKHTIFGRVSRGMEIIKRLGSVQTDNNDRPIHDVKILRTSVKD, from the exons ATGTGGGCAAGCGCAGAAGGTGGTGCTCCGGAGGTTACTCTAGAAACTTCTATGGGTTCCTTCACTATTGAG ctGTATTACAAGCATGCACCTAGAACTTGTAGGAACTTCATTGAACTGTCTCGTAGAGGTTATTACGATAACGTTAAGTTCCACAGGATCATTAAG GATTTCATAGTACAAGGTGGGGATCCTACTGGGACAGGAAGAGGAGGAGAGTCTATATATGG TGCAAAATTTGAAGATGAGATTAAATCAGAGTTGAAGCACACTGGAGCTGGTATTTTATCAATGGCTAATGCTGGCCGTGATACTAATGGTAGTCAGTTCTTTATTACTCTCGCGCCATGCCCCTCTCTCGATG GAAAACATACAATATTTGGAAGAGTAAGCCGGGGAATGGAAATCATCAAAAGGCTTGGCAGTGTCCAAACAGATAACAATGACAG ACCCATCCATGACGTGAAGATACTCCGGACATCAGTCAAGGATTGA
- the LOC123890358 gene encoding vacuolar protein sorting-associated protein 55 homolog, with protein sequence MFSSSILLQILACAIYNNWWPMLSALMYVLVPMPCLFFGGGSTQFLMSRDGGGWMDAAKFLTGASAVGSIAIPIILKHAHMIETGAMLIELVSFFIFICTVMCFHQASLDDDW encoded by the exons ATGTTTTCCTCTAGTATTTTGCTTCAGATTCTG GCATGTGCCATATACAACAATTGGTGGCCCATGTTATCAG CTCTGATGTATGTGCTGGTACCTATGCCTTGTTTATTCTTTGGAGGTGGGTCGACTCAATTTCTGATGAGCCGTGATGGTGGGGG TTGGATGGATGCTGCAAAGTTTTTGACTGGAGCATCAGCTGTGGGGAGCATAGCCATTCCTATAATCCTTAAGCATGCTCACATGATTGAGACTGGAGCAATGCTCATTGAGCTAGTATCGTTCTTCATATTTATATGCACTGTCATGTGTTTCCACCAAGCGAGCCTTGACGACGATTGGTGA
- the LOC123889201 gene encoding uncharacterized protein LOC123889201, producing MWDDLRIIANNMREAWLLAGDFNDIACMEEKRGGVSASLRRCNKFSERINACNLMDMGAMGPKFTWRGPIYHGGQRIYERLDRALCNEKWRTNFPDGSVKVLTRVAFSDHHPLLISPLDDTYIRAPRQFRFESAWLLDNTYQAMLAESWRRELSVPHNLDNVQRGITNWKL from the coding sequence ATGTGGGATGATTTACGTATTATAGCCAATAATATGAGGGAGGCTTGGCTCTTAGCAGGAGACTTCAATGATATTGCTTGTATGGAAGAGAAGAGGGGTGGAGTTAGTGCATCTCTTAGACGGTGTAATAAATTCAGCGAGCGAATCAATGCTTGTAATCTGATGGACATGGGAGCTATGGGTCCTAAATTTACATGGCGCGGTCCTATATACCATGGTGGTCAACGGATATATGAGAGATTGGATAGAGCTTTATGTAATGAAAAATGGAGGACAAATTTTCCTGATGGCTCTGTGAAAGTTTTGACAAGAGTAGCTTTTTCGGATCATCACCCTCTTTTAATTTCCCCCTTGGATGACACGTATATCAGAGCACCCCGACAGTTCAGGTTTGAAAGTGCGTGGTTATTAGATAATACGTATCAAGCGATGTTGGCTGAGAGTTGGAGAAGAGAATTGTCAGTTCCACATAATTTGGATAATGTGCAGAGAGGCATTACTAATTGGAAGCTGTAA